In Streptomyces sp. NBC_00683, the DNA window GCTGGTGCGCAACCTGAAGGACCGCTCAGACCGTCCTGATCGCCGGGTCGGAGACGCCCGGAGCGCCGGTCTCCACGTGACCGGCGAAGCGGCGCAGGAAGCCGGCGTCGGCGTCGGAGACGACCTTGACGTCGTACCAGCGGGCGGTGGCACGCAGGTCGACCGTGTGGGAGACGGTCGCACCGGGGTTGACCTTGAAGGTCTGAGCCGCGCCGCCGTACGCGTTGGTCACCGTGAGGTTGACCGCGGCCGAGGCGGAGTTGGTCATGCTGAGCGTCAGGTTGCCACCGGCCGCCACGTGACGGGCGGTGACCTCGGGGCCGGCCTTCTTCGCCGGGCCCTTCCAGGTGCGCACGAAGCCGTTCGGGCCCCAGACCGTGAGATCGATCTGGTTGCCGGTGGAGCTGCTGGTGCTCCAGGTGTCCGAGAGGGTCTTGCCCGCCTCGACGGTGTAGGGCCAGGGGCCGTCCGTACGGTTGCCCGAGGTGCTGTGGAAGTGGGCGCCCAGGGTGGGGCCGCCGGCGAAGGTCAGGGTGAACTTGCCGGTGGAGACGGTGGCCCGGCCATCCACGTACGGGCTGTAGCCGAGGGCGCGGGTCGGCTTGGAGCCCGCCTCCTGCTTCGGGAGGGTGCCCGTGGCCGGCGGGGTCGGGTGGTAGGACGGGTGGCGGTCCTTGTCCGGCGGCACGTACCCGGCCGTGGAGGGCAGCGCGGCGGGGGCCGCGTCCGCACGGGCGAAGTCGAAGGCCGACGTCAGGTCCCCGCATACGGCGCGGCGCCACGGCGAGATGTTGGGCTCCTGCACCCCGAAGCGCTTCTCCATGAAGCGGATCACCGAGGTGTGGTCGAAGGTCTCGGAGCAGACGTAGCCGCCCTTGCTCCACGGCGAGACGACGATCATCGGCACGCGCGGACCGAGCCCGTAGGGGCCCGCCGCGTAACCCCCGCCGCCCTTGTACAGGTCCTTCGACACGTCTGCCGTGGAGAGGCCCCAGGCGGAGGAGGCCGGAGGGTACGGCGGAACGACGTGGTCGAAGAAGCCGTCGTTCTCGTCGTAGGTGATGAACAGGGCGGTCTTGGCCCAGACTTCAGGGTTCGCCGTCAGCGCGTCCAGGACCTGCGAGATGTACCAGGCACCGAAGTTCGTCGGCCAGTTCGAGTGCTCGCTGAAGGCCTCGGGGGCGGCGATCCAGGAGACCTTCGGGAGGGTCCCGTTGACCACGTCCGCGCGCAGCCGGTCGAAGTACCCGTCGCCCGCCTTGGCGTTCGTGCCGGTGCGGGCCTTCTCGTACAGGGCGCTTCCGGGCTGCGCATTGCGGTAGTTGTTGAAGTACAGCAGCGAGTTGTCGCCGTAGTTGCCGCGGAAGGCGTCGTTGATCCAGCCCCAGGACCCGGCGGCGTTCAGGCCGTCGCCGATGTCCTGGTAGACCTTCCAGGAGACCCCTGCCGACTCCAGCCGCTCGGGATAGGTCTTCCAGCCGTAGCCGGCCTCCTGGTTTCCGAGGACCGGTCCACCGCCCGTGCCGTCGTTGCCGGTGTGGCCCGACCAGAGGTAGTAGCGGTTGGGGTCGGTGGCTCCGATGAAGGAGCAGTGGTAGGCGTCGCACACGGTGAAGGCATCGGCGAGGGCGTAGTGGAACGGGATGTCGTTCCGTGTCATGTGCGACATGGTCGTGGCGGTCTTCGCCGGTACCCACTTGTCGTACTTGCCGTTGTTGTAGGCCTGGTGGCCGCCGGCCCAGTCGTGGTCCAGCCCCTCCAGGAACTGCATCCCGAGGTCCGCCACCTGGGGGTTGAAGGGGAGGATGTCCTTCGTCCCGTTGGACTGGTGGAAGACGGACTTGCCGTTGTCCTGGAGCACGGGCCGGGGGTCCCCGAAGCCTCGTACCCCCTTCATGGCCCCGAAGTAGTGGTCGAAGGAACGGTTCTCCTGCATCAGGACGACGACGTGCTCGATGTCCTGGATCGTTCCTGTGCTGCCCTGCGCCGGAATGGCGGCGGCCCTCGCGATGCTCTCGTTCAGCATGGCGAAGGCCGCGGTGCCTCCGGCGATCTGCAGGAACCTGCGACGGTCAAGCTCTGTCATGGGTGACGACCTCTGGGTTATGGGGGGTATCGGGGGCGCCCCAAGGACAGCGGTCCCGGGGTACCGGGCGGGGGTGGGTTCGTGACACCACGGCGTACACCTGGAGAACGAAAGCCTCCCTTGCGGCACGGACCTGCCCACGCCGACGACTGGTGGGAGGGTACGGGCAAGACCTCCGCGCACAACAGGCCCCGGTAGCACGCTCTTTGCGCAGAGGTCAGTTCCCGCCACGCGTACTCGAACCGTGCGGACGGTAAGGGGAAACCGTGGCCGAGCCGCGCCGACGGTTGAGGTTTCGTGGGGTGCCTCCGCAGTCCGGCGGCAACTTGTACCGGCAGGGAACCACGGCCGCGGGCGGGCTCGTGTCCTGGTACGGGTGGAAGAGCAACCGGGCCGGGCTCGCGGGGGAATCATGCAGATCATCGAGGTGACCGGGTACGCCGTCCGATCTGCTGTGATCACCATGAGACGGAAAGGGACACCACTTGAATTCGTGATCTTCCCGATGGTGCATGTGGCTTCGCCGACGTTCTACTCCCAGGTCCGGCTCAGGCTCAGGGAATGCGACCTCATAGTCATGGAGGGAATCCGAGGGAGGTCGGTCGGAGTGAGCACACTAACGCTCGCCTACCGGTTCGCCCCACGTCGGCGGCGCAACGGTCTGCAGGAGCAGCGCGCGGAGCTGTTGCTTCCCGAGGGGGTGGAGGTCATCAACCCGGATGTGACCGCGGCGGAGGCGGTCGCGGACCTGAAGACACTGCCGCGGGGGATGTACTTGATGCTCATGGTCACGGCTCCCGTGATGGGCCTGGTGTTCGCGCTGCGCGGTCCGCGCGCCTTCCTCGATGAAGACCTGGTGGTCGAGGATCTGCCGTCGACGCTGCGGGCGGAACTGGCAGCCGACGACCCCGTGATGCACGCGATCTCGGATCGACGCGACCAGCGGTTGCTCGAAGCGCTCGGCGAGATCTACACGGAGCGCGGCGACGAGCCGATCCGGGTGGCCATCGTCTACGGAGCCGGTCACGTCCCGGCGATCGTGTCGGGACTGAGGGACCGATACGGGTACCGGCCACGTGAAGCGGAATGGGTAACCGTCCTCATCCCTGCGTAGATCAACGGGCGAAACGGTTCTGCGCGATCCGGCGGGTTCGTGATCACGGTGACTCCGAGGCGGGCGAGCGGCCGGCCGGCGTCGCGCGCGTCGCACCCGAGGCCGGCGGCGATGCGTTTCACCCCCGCCTCGGGGCACCTCATCCGCCCGCGGCGCCCTCTGCCTCCTTGACCTCCTCGGCCTCCTCGACCTCCTCGGCCTCCCAGCGCAGCAGGTCGCCCGGCTGACACTTGAGCACCTCGCAGAGCGCGGCAAGCGTCGCGAAGCGCACCGCCTTGGCGCGGCCGTTCTTGAGTACCGCCAGGTTGGCGGGAGTGATCCCGACGCGGTCCGCTAGCTCACCCACGGACATCTTCCGCCGGGCCAGCATCACGTCGATGTCGACGGCGATCGGCATCAGATCACCTCGTTCAACTCGGCCTGCATCTGCGCCGCTTCGACGTCGCGCGCGACCGCCTGGGCGAGCAGCATCCGCAGCACGAGCACGATGAGCGCGACGCCCAGGATGGCCACACCCACCCCGCCCATGATGACGGTGACGCCCGGGTCTTCCCGCTGGCCAGGCGCATTGATGGCCGTGACCGCGAACCACAGGAGGGCAGCCGCCACGATCGCGCCGATCACGCCGTCCACGTACCGGAAGGCGGTATGGGAGAACACGGTCCCGCGTCGCACCATCGCCACCAGCCGCCATACGCAGACCAGGGCGACCTGGGCCGACACCATGCCGAGGACGGTGATCAGGCGCAGCGGGGTCAGTGGGAGCGACCCGTCCTCCGGGTCGTTCCCGCTGACCAACACCCACACCATCGATGCCTGTACGAACACGGTGCCGAGGAGCACCACCGCAAGCACGGCGCGCAGCGCACGCACTGCAAGCTTTCCCATGACCCATCCTTCCATCGAATGACGATGGCAATCTATCGAATATCGATAGATGAAACAAGAGCTGGGACGGACCCACCGGGACGCCCACTCGCAGCGCCGGCGACTGAGCACTTCCCTTGACCACTGAGCTCTCATGGGTGGCCGCGAGGAACCAAGGAGTTGACGACCGACGACTGGTGTCAGTGGTGGCACGTACGGTCAGCACATGGTTGATCAGTGGGCAGGGATCCGCGAACGAGTCGGCGCATTGGGCGCTCAGCCGGCGAGCAGTGAAGTGTTCGGGTCTCTCGGACACCAGTGGACCCTGGAGGAGCCGCTCACCGAAAGCGATCTCGCCGACCTCGAAGAGCAGATAGGCGCAAGGCTGCCCGAGGAATACCGGACCTTCCTCCGCCAGGTCGCCGCGGGCGGCGCCGGCCCCACTTACGGCCTCTTCCCGGTGCGGCGCGTACAGGGCCGGTGGCGCTGGGAAGGCGACGGTGCCGATCTGGCCGACCTCGACACCATCGCCCAGCCATTCCCCGACCAGGGCCCGGCCCCCGAGGCTCTTGAGGGACTCCTTGCACAGCGCCCCGAGGAAGAGGATTTCGATGAGATCGAGGACTTCGACGACGCCTTCGAAGCGTGGGACGAGCAGTGGGCCGCCCTCATGTTCGCGCCCGAGAGAACCGTAGGCGCAATCCCGATCTCCCATCTGGGCTGCGCCCAGCGGGAGTGGCTGGTCATCAGCGGCCGCCACCGAGGGACCATCTGGTCCGACCGCCGAGCGGACGACGTCGGCCTCGTGCCGCTCCTCGACGGCGACAGCAAACCCGTGACCTTCGCCCACTGGTACATCACCTGGCTGGAGCAGGCCGAGCACATGGCACTGACGTCGCCGTCGCACACCTGAGGCCGTCGGGAAGGCCGCGCCCTGCGGGCGACGTATGCGGCTCCGAAGCATCTATCGGAAGCCCAGAGGCCCACTTCGATCACGTGACCCACGTCACATTCATCTCCTGTCAGCAATCGGGGCGCTATCTCGTTCAAGGGGCACGCGAACGAGACAGGAGCAACGTCATGAAGCACCGCATCGTCGTACTCGGCGCCGGATATGCCGGGGCCTTCGCCGCCGGGAACCTGGCCCGCCGGCTCTCCCCCGCCGACACCGAGATCACCGTCGTCAACGCCGTGCCCGACTTCGTTGAGCGGATGCGGCTCCACCAGCTCGCGATCGGCCAGGACCTCACGTCCAGCAAGCTCGCCGACGTGTTCGCGGGCACCGGGGTGCGGCTGCGCCTGGCGCGCGTCACCGGCGTCGACCCCGGGCGCAGGACCGTCGCCGTGACCGGCGAGGACGGCGACAGCGAGCTCGCGTACGACACGCTCCTCTACGCGCTGGGCAGCTCCGTGGCCCACCACGGCGTCCCCGGCGCGGCTGAGTACAGTTTCGATGTGACCGGCCGGTCGTCGGCGTTGCGTCTGCGCGAGCGCATGGCCGGGCTCGGCGAGGGCGGCACCGTGCTGGTCGTCGGTGAAGGGCTGACCGGGATCGAGACCGCAACCGAGTTCGCCGAGTCCCGGCCCGACCTCTCGGTCGCGCTGGCCGCCCGCGGCGAGCTGGGCGCGTGGCTCTCCCCCAAGGCCCGCCGCCACCTGCGCCAGGCCTTCGACCGGCTCGGCGTCACCGTCCACGAGCACACCGGCATCGAAGCCGTCGAGCCGACACGGGCGATCGCCGCCGACGGCACGTCCATCCCGGCCGACGTGACCGTCTGGTCGGCCGGGTTCGCCGTGCACCCCATCGCGGCCGCCGGCGGCCTGGAGGTCGCCGAAACCGGCCAGATCGTCGTCGACCGCACCATGCGCTCGGTCTCGCACCCGGATGTCTACGCCGCCGGTGACTGCGCCTACGCGATCGGCGAGAACGGCCGGCCGCTGCCGATGTCCTGCGCCTCGGCCGGTTTCACCAACATGCAGGCGACCGCCGCGATCATCGCGCGCCTGACAGGCAGCAAGGTCCCCACCACCGGGCTGAAGTACTACGGCAACCACATCAGCCTCGGCCGCCGGGACGCAATCTTCCAGATGGTGGACGGCGACGTCCGGTCGAAGTCCTGGTACCTGGGCGGCCGGACCGCCGCGCGGCTCAAGTCGGGCGTACTCAAGGGGGCGGGGTGGGGCATCGCCCACCCCACCTTCGGCATGCCGAAGCGCAAGCGCCGCACGGCCACCGCGCCTGACCGGGCCGGCGTGAGGGCAGCCGCATAGGCTGTTCCGCATGGACAGAGCAGCCGTCGACACGTTCGAGGCCAGCCGGGGCCGGCTGGCCTCGCTCGCGTACCGTCTGCTCGGCTCGGCCGCCGACGCCGAGGACGCCGTGCAGGACACGTTCCTGCGCTGGCAGGCCGCAGACCATGGCCGGGTCGAGGTGCCGGAAGCGTGGTTGACCAAGGTCGTCACCAACCTCTGCCTCGACCGGCTCCGCTCGGCGCAGGCGCGCCACGAGCGTGCGGCCGGTGCCTGGCTGCCCGAACCTCTCCTCGATGGCGACCCGATGCTCGGCCCTGCCGACACCTTCGAACAGCGCGAATCGGTGTCCTTGGCCGTACTGACCCTCCTGGAGCGCCTCTCGCCTGTCGAGCGGGCCGTCTACGTCCTGCGTGAGGCCTTCTCGTACAGCCACGCCGAGATCGCCGGGATCCTCGACATCACCAAGTCCGCAAGCCAGCAGCATGTCCACCGGGCGCGGATCCGGGTCGCCGCAGAGCGCCCTCGCGGCCATGAGGCCGACCCCGCGTCCGCACGCCAGGTCGTCGAGGAGTTCCTCGCCGCAGCCACATCGGGACGGACCGAACGGCTGGTGGCGCTGCTCACCGATGACGTCACAGCGGTCTCGGACGGCGCCGGCCTGAGCAAACGGCTGTTGCGGTACACGACGCGCGAGCGTGTTGCCTCCTACGTGCGGGCCGGCTTCAAGCCCACGCCGGCCAAGCGGCGGCTGGCGGGCGGCTCGCCGTCGATCCATATCGCGCTGGTCAACGGCTCCCCGGCCGTCCTGGCCGTGGTCGACGACCGGGTCGTGGGTGCCGTGTCGTTCGAAGTCAGGGACGGCAAGGTCGCGTCCCTGCGCGGCATCGCGGCCGCGGACCGGCTCGGGCGCCTGAACGAGGTCTGGCGGCAGCACGAACCCGACGCGCCGGTCATCAACGCATGGTGAGCGGCGCGACCGGACTCCAGTGACCCGGCGGCCTCCCGGAGACGCACCTTGAACGAACGAGCCCCTTCCGGCGGTCCAGATGTGCGGCAACGCCCGTTGCAACGCATGTGAGCTGTCGTGGCCGCCACCGCTGCTACCTCGAAGCCGTCCGCGTGCGCCACGGCAACACCGCCGAGGGGGCCGCTTCCTGACCCGTCCTGGAAAAAGTTGTGAGTGGCTGTCGATCCGGCCACGTCCCGTTCGACGCCTTGATGTGCGGCGCCTCGCCACACGATGACGCGACAGGACCTGACGAGGAAACATATGGATCAACTACTGAAAGTCATGAACTTCAACGTCTCGAATGACGGAATCGGCGCCGGTGAGCACCAGAGTCTCGAGCAACCGTTCGGCCTCGACCACCCCGAGAGGCTGTTTGCCTGGGCCGGCGCCACGGCGAGCTGGCCCATGCGCACGGATCACGGCGGGAGCCGTGGCCTCGACGACTACCTCACGCGAGACTTCGCACACAACATCGGCGCCGAGATCATGGGCCGCAACAAGTTCGGGCCCCAGCGCGGGGCCTGGCAGGACCATGAGTGGCGTGGCTGGTGGGGGGAGGAGCCCCCGTTCCGTACTCCGGTGTTCGTCATGACCCACCACGAGCGTCCATCGTTCACGCTCTCCGACACCACGTTCCACTTCGTCGACGGCGACCCGGCTGCGGTCCTCGAACAGGCGCGGGAAGCGGCGGAGGGCAAGGACGTCCGACTCGGCGGCGGGGTCACCACCATCCGGCAGTTCCTTGATGCCGACCTCGTCGACACCATGCATGTGGCGGTCTCGCCGATAAAGCTCGGGTCCGGACTACGACTCTGGGAGTCCCCCGATGAGCTGCTCGATCGCTTCCACCTGGAGGTCGTACCCAGCCCGAGCGGCGTGACGCACCACCTGTTCTGGCGAAGGTGATGTAGGGGCCCACTCGATTTCAGACTGCGACTGCGAGGGGGCGTCCGCCCCGGCGGATGCCCCTCTCGCTACGGGCGCGTTCCTTGCGTTGGTCGCTGGTCTGCGCGGGATGGGGCACCAACCCGGCGAACCTACGCGGTCGCAGCGGCAGTAGTGGTCTACCGGCATGCGAACCTGACGCCTCGGCAGCTCGCTCCGCTGTCCCGGGTAGCCGAGGGGGCAACTTCCCACCTCGCCGGCTCGAAGAGAGCTCAGTCGATGCAGAACTCGTTGCCTTCGATGTCCAGCATCGGGATGCACGAATCGTTGCCGTCGTACAGCGTGCGTAGGTGTACCGCGCCGAGCGGGACAAGCCGCGCGCATTCGGCCTCAAGTACGGCCAGACGCTCTTCACCGACGAGCCCGGTGCCGACCCGCACGTCGAGGTGCACCCGGTTCTTGACGACCCTGCCTTCGGGGACGCGCTGGAAGTACAGCCGCGGGCCCACACCCGAGGGATCGCTGCAGGCGAACCATGAATCCCGCTCCTCAGGCGGCTGCGAGCTGGTGAAGTCGTCCCACGTGGCAAAGCCCTCCGGGGGCGGCGGTACGACGTACCCCAACACCTCACACCAGAAACGAGCGAGACGCTCAGGTTCTGCGCAGTCAAAGGTGACTTGGAACTTCTTGATCGCCGACATCGGCGCACCGTATCAAGTGGACACTGCTTCCCGTTCCCCCGATGGATCCACGTGCTGTCCGGCCGTCCTCCTACCAACGACCAGCTCCAGAACAACTTTTGAAGGTCTCTTCACGTGATGGGTTTGGGTCTTCGGCAGTCGAGACGACTCAACCAGACGGACACGCACCCGGTGATGTCCGCGTACCTGCGGTCCGGACCACCCAGACCTCACCAGCGTCCGGTCGGAGCCTGTGCCTCAGTCGTGGTGGCTGCCCGCGCCACCGTCGGACCAGCCGCCCGAGTCCAGGTAGTGGCCCAGTCCTTGGTCGCCGGTGGTCACCTCGGAGTAGAGCTTGACGAGCTCCTTCGCGAGCTGGCCCGCAGGCAGGAAGGTCTGGGCGGCCGGAGACTCTGCGTCTCCCTCGCCGAACGGGGCGGCTGCCTGCGTGGAGGCGAGGAGGGCAGTGCCGGTCGCGGTACGGGCGGCCAGGCGACGACGTGCGGCGGCGCCCCGTACACCGGGGTACACGGCAGGGGCGATGTCCGCCACCCGGACCAGGACGGCCAGCGCGAGGTCGCGCGGGTCGGCGGGCGGCATCCCGGGGCCCGAGCGGGTCACTGCGTCGAGACGGTCCAAGACACCTCGGCGGCGGAGCACGTCGACGGAAAGGATGTCGTGCCGGGTACGTCCGGCCGCGTCGCGTCGGCGGCGGGACCTCAGCGCCTTCTGGTCCTCCAGCCGGGAGAAGTATTCGGTGATGAGGGACCGCGGCGCCAGGCGCAGCCAGTCGTGGAGGGAGGGCGGCGGGACGGTCCGGCCGAGGCCGAGCAGGACGTTGTTGAGGCGGCGGTCCTCGACGGGCGCGGGGTCGAGGATCTCGATACGGCGGGTGCCGAAGGCGATCCGGCCGGCCAGGCACAGTTCGGCCAGCTCCGCGGCACTCAGGGCGATCCGCAGCCGGTTCTCGGACCGAATCCGCGGATGCCGTCGACCGGTCCCCATCGCGAGCAGAAGCAGTTCGTCCCCCATGGTCATACGGGTCACAGTAGGCGTGGAGGTACTGCGGACGGGAGGCTTCCGCGGCTGCTTCCCCCGGGCCCGGGCGGTGGCCATCCGATGACGCCTTCCGCTCGTACATTGCGCAGGGACGCTTCCTCGAACCGGGCGCCGGTGATGTCGGTCAGCCCGAACGGAGGCATGCCGGTGTTCACGCTTCCGAACCTGGCGTCGGTCAGATCGGTGTCGCGCAGGTCAGCACCACGCAGGTCGCATCCGGCCAGGCTGACCTCGCGCAACGAGGCACCGCGCAGGTCTGCGCCGCTGAAGTCACAGAACTTGAACCAGCACCCGTCCAGCGTGGCGTGGCGCAGATCCGCCCCGGTGAACGTACAGCGGGTGAACCGCAATCGAGACGTGCGAGCCGAGGCAAGGTTCTGGCCGGTGAAGTCCTCACCTTTCAGAGCCGCATACCTGGGCAGCGCGGCAAGTCGTTGTCTCGCGGTCGGCGGCGTGGTCATGTGCGTCAGCGTGTCAGCCTGGTCCGTGGCTGTCGCCCGCATTTCCTGCGTCCGGCTGGAGCCGGTGTTGCCGCCAGGACTCGGGCCCTGCACCACAGGCGCTCCAGGGGCGGTCCCGTCGCGACTACGAAGGAACCTGCCTCTATGGTGGACCGATGGCGTCGATCAAGCAGGTTCAAATCACCTTCGACTGCGCAAGTCCTGAGCGCGTCGCTCGTTTCTGGTGCGAGGCGTTGGGGTACGTCGTACCGCCGCCCCCGGAGGGCTTTGCCACGTGGGACGATTTCACCAGCTCGCAGCCGCCTGAGGAGCGGGATTCCTGGTTCGCCTGCAGCGATCCCTCGGGTGTGGGCCCGCGGCTGTACTTCCAGCGCGTCCCCGAAGGCAAGGTCGTCAAGAACCGGGTGCACCTCGACGTGCGGGTCGGCACCGGGCTCGTCGGTGAAGAGCGTCTGGCCGTACTTGAGGCCGAATGCGCGCGACTGGTCCCGCTCGGCGCGGTACGCGTGCGACTGCTGGCTGCCGATGACGACAACGAGTCGTGCCTCGTGATGCAGGACGTAGAGGGCAACGAGTTCTGCCTCGACTGAGTAGCCGCGACTGTGTCACCTTCCGAGCCGAACGGTGCAGTTGAACGTCCGAGGGTCGCCATCCCGTGGGCGCGCCAACCCATCTGTTCAGGCCGCCGGCAATGCCCGCTCACGCACCGTCGTACCCAGGGCATCTCGTAAGAGATAACGCAGTTGGCCGATTCGGCCTTGCGCGTGGCCCGGTGTGACACCCATTGTGATGCGCACCATACTCCGGGCGCCTCGGGCCGGGCGTGCACGATCATGACCGGCATGGACACTCGTTTCCTCGGTATCCCTGATCTGGTCGAAACCCCGCCCGTGGCGGTCGTGGTCGACGTCATGCGTGCTTTCACCGTGGCTGCTTGGGCCTTTGCCCAGGGCGCCGAAAAGATCGTCCTTGCTGAGTCGCTGGACGAGGCCGTGGCTCTGAAGGCCCGCCACCCGGATTGGGTGGCGATCAAGGACGGTGCGTCCGCGCCCGGGTTCGACACCGTCAACTCACCGGGCATGCTGCGGTCCATCGACCTCGGCGGACGGACCGTTGTGCAGAAGACCACGGCAGGGACGGTCGGTGCCCTTGCGGTCAAGGAGGCGTCTCTGGTGCTGTGCGCCAGCTTCGTGGTGGCGGAGGCAACGGCTCGGCTCCTGCGGACGCGCAAGAGCGACACTGTCACGTTCGTGGTCACCGGCGAAGACGGACAAGCCGATGAAGACCTGGCGTGCGCCCAGTACATCGCTGGGAGAGCTGCCGAGGCCAGGACAGATGCTGCTGAGTTCCTCCACCGCGCTGCCGCGTCGCGCGCCGCAGTCGAGCTGACGGAGGGTGTGCGTCAGGGAGTCCATCCCGACGACGTCGCGCTCTGTCTTGAGCTCGACCGGTTCCCCTTTGCCATGGTGGCGACCCTGGAGGCCTCACTCATGGTCCTGCGCCCACACGCGATGTCTTCACAGCCCTAGATGATCAATTCCAAGGGATACCTGTGAAGGGTTGTGGGGTGGGCGGCGGCCGATGCCACCGCGAGACGGACAGGCGGCGGGCTGCCGGCCCTGGTTGTCGAGGTGGCAGCGGGCGGTCAGGCGTCAGGGTCGACTTCGGGGTGCGTGAACCGCACGGGCTTGCCCAGCGACCGGGCGTAGGCGATTTCGGCTCGGGTGCTGTCTCCGATGTAGTCTCCGACTACGAGCACCTCATCAGCGAGCCGGATCTTCGCCCGGTGCAGATCGTCGAGTCGAACCTTCAGCGCCTCGGCCTCGACAGGATCGGAACAAAGCTCGTGCGGCGACTTCATGTCACAGCCCGGTTTGACGACAATCTTTCCGGCCTTCGTCTCCCGCAGATCGGCCTCGCTCATCTCGGTCATGAAACGGGTTGAGCCGCAGACCACGACGATACGCGGGAGGCTCAACAGCTTCTTCGCGGCGGCGAGCTTCTCCTCGGGGGTGAACAGTGGCGGGTATGACACTGGTTCCTCCTGGTGGTGTGGTTCCAGTTGCTGTGGCCTGCCCGTAAAGGTGAACGGGAACGGCCTGGCGCAGCCCTGTTCAAACCGCTGCGACAGGTCATCGAATCGATCAACGAGACCTTCAAGGGTCAGCTTGACCTCGAACGGCACCGAGGGCGCACACCCGGAGGTGTCATAGCCCGCGTCATGCAACGCATCCTCGCGCTGACCGCCGCGATCTGGCACAACGACGCCACCGGACAAACCGTCCTACGCTCACTGATCGCCTACGAACACTGACCCCTTGGAATAGATCATCTAGGCAGTTTCTTACGGATCACTGCACTGGCTCCGGGCTGTCGGTGGTGGGATGGCTTCATGCCACCTGAGCATTGTGTGACCAGGAACCACATCGAGGTGTGGCATGGACGCGTTCTGCCGTCGGGGCCGGACCGGATCAGGTTCTGGACGGTGCTGCGCGGTTCGCTCCTGCCGAT includes these proteins:
- a CDS encoding phosphocholine-specific phospholipase C: MTELDRRRFLQIAGGTAAFAMLNESIARAAAIPAQGSTGTIQDIEHVVVLMQENRSFDHYFGAMKGVRGFGDPRPVLQDNGKSVFHQSNGTKDILPFNPQVADLGMQFLEGLDHDWAGGHQAYNNGKYDKWVPAKTATTMSHMTRNDIPFHYALADAFTVCDAYHCSFIGATDPNRYYLWSGHTGNDGTGGGPVLGNQEAGYGWKTYPERLESAGVSWKVYQDIGDGLNAAGSWGWINDAFRGNYGDNSLLYFNNYRNAQPGSALYEKARTGTNAKAGDGYFDRLRADVVNGTLPKVSWIAAPEAFSEHSNWPTNFGAWYISQVLDALTANPEVWAKTALFITYDENDGFFDHVVPPYPPASSAWGLSTADVSKDLYKGGGGYAAGPYGLGPRVPMIVVSPWSKGGYVCSETFDHTSVIRFMEKRFGVQEPNISPWRRAVCGDLTSAFDFARADAAPAALPSTAGYVPPDKDRHPSYHPTPPATGTLPKQEAGSKPTRALGYSPYVDGRATVSTGKFTLTFAGGPTLGAHFHSTSGNRTDGPWPYTVEAGKTLSDTWSTSSSTGNQIDLTVWGPNGFVRTWKGPAKKAGPEVTARHVAAGGNLTLSMTNSASAAVNLTVTNAYGGAAQTFKVNPGATVSHTVDLRATARWYDVKVVSDADAGFLRRFAGHVETGAPGVSDPAIRTV
- a CDS encoding helix-turn-helix domain-containing protein; translated protein: MPIAVDIDVMLARRKMSVGELADRVGITPANLAVLKNGRAKAVRFATLAALCEVLKCQPGDLLRWEAEEVEEAEEVKEAEGAAGG
- a CDS encoding DUF2975 domain-containing protein; protein product: MGKLAVRALRAVLAVVLLGTVFVQASMVWVLVSGNDPEDGSLPLTPLRLITVLGMVSAQVALVCVWRLVAMVRRGTVFSHTAFRYVDGVIGAIVAAALLWFAVTAINAPGQREDPGVTVIMGGVGVAILGVALIVLVLRMLLAQAVARDVEAAQMQAELNEVI
- a CDS encoding SMI1/KNR4 family protein; this encodes MVDQWAGIRERVGALGAQPASSEVFGSLGHQWTLEEPLTESDLADLEEQIGARLPEEYRTFLRQVAAGGAGPTYGLFPVRRVQGRWRWEGDGADLADLDTIAQPFPDQGPAPEALEGLLAQRPEEEDFDEIEDFDDAFEAWDEQWAALMFAPERTVGAIPISHLGCAQREWLVISGRHRGTIWSDRRADDVGLVPLLDGDSKPVTFAHWYITWLEQAEHMALTSPSHT
- a CDS encoding NAD(P)/FAD-dependent oxidoreductase, whose amino-acid sequence is MKHRIVVLGAGYAGAFAAGNLARRLSPADTEITVVNAVPDFVERMRLHQLAIGQDLTSSKLADVFAGTGVRLRLARVTGVDPGRRTVAVTGEDGDSELAYDTLLYALGSSVAHHGVPGAAEYSFDVTGRSSALRLRERMAGLGEGGTVLVVGEGLTGIETATEFAESRPDLSVALAARGELGAWLSPKARRHLRQAFDRLGVTVHEHTGIEAVEPTRAIAADGTSIPADVTVWSAGFAVHPIAAAGGLEVAETGQIVVDRTMRSVSHPDVYAAGDCAYAIGENGRPLPMSCASAGFTNMQATAAIIARLTGSKVPTTGLKYYGNHISLGRRDAIFQMVDGDVRSKSWYLGGRTAARLKSGVLKGAGWGIAHPTFGMPKRKRRTATAPDRAGVRAAA
- a CDS encoding sigma-70 family RNA polymerase sigma factor; this encodes MDRAAVDTFEASRGRLASLAYRLLGSAADAEDAVQDTFLRWQAADHGRVEVPEAWLTKVVTNLCLDRLRSAQARHERAAGAWLPEPLLDGDPMLGPADTFEQRESVSLAVLTLLERLSPVERAVYVLREAFSYSHAEIAGILDITKSASQQHVHRARIRVAAERPRGHEADPASARQVVEEFLAAATSGRTERLVALLTDDVTAVSDGAGLSKRLLRYTTRERVASYVRAGFKPTPAKRRLAGGSPSIHIALVNGSPAVLAVVDDRVVGAVSFEVRDGKVASLRGIAAADRLGRLNEVWRQHEPDAPVINAW
- a CDS encoding dihydrofolate reductase family protein encodes the protein MDQLLKVMNFNVSNDGIGAGEHQSLEQPFGLDHPERLFAWAGATASWPMRTDHGGSRGLDDYLTRDFAHNIGAEIMGRNKFGPQRGAWQDHEWRGWWGEEPPFRTPVFVMTHHERPSFTLSDTTFHFVDGDPAAVLEQAREAAEGKDVRLGGGVTTIRQFLDADLVDTMHVAVSPIKLGSGLRLWESPDELLDRFHLEVVPSPSGVTHHLFWRR
- a CDS encoding VOC family protein, with translation MSAIKKFQVTFDCAEPERLARFWCEVLGYVVPPPPEGFATWDDFTSSQPPEERDSWFACSDPSGVGPRLYFQRVPEGRVVKNRVHLDVRVGTGLVGEERLAVLEAECARLVPLGAVHLRTLYDGNDSCIPMLDIEGNEFCID
- a CDS encoding GOLPH3/VPS74 family protein, yielding MTMGDELLLLAMGTGRRHPRIRSENRLRIALSAAELAELCLAGRIAFGTRRIEILDPAPVEDRRLNNVLLGLGRTVPPPSLHDWLRLAPRSLITEYFSRLEDQKALRSRRRRDAAGRTRHDILSVDVLRRRGVLDRLDAVTRSGPGMPPADPRDLALAVLVRVADIAPAVYPGVRGAAARRRLAARTATGTALLASTQAAAPFGEGDAESPAAQTFLPAGQLAKELVKLYSEVTTGDQGLGHYLDSGGWSDGGAGSHHD